The sequence CTTCGCATGCCGGAAAGTGACGTATGGCATCCTGTCGGGTGAATTCCGACACGGTCAAGACGATCTTCGCTTCTTTCAGAATACGGAAGATGTTTTTCCGATAAAATTCCTGTGAGCCTGCGGAAACCCAGGCTTCCGAACGGAGTGCAATAAGATCGTGCAGCGTCACTATCCCGTTACTGATACCCAGAGGGAACCGGTTCGGATTGGTGCAGTGATAAATATCCGAATGGCGGGCAACAGAATGAATCGCCAGATTGACTACCCTGGAAACAAGCGGTTTGAGGCTTTTTCCGACAAGATTATTATGGGGCAGTATGTTGAGGTAACGGAGTTTCTGGTTGGAGCCGAATGTTTTTTGTGCCTGTTGTTTTTTGTTCAGATAAAGCAACGCATTGTACTGGTGTTCGGGAAAGTAGCGGAGCAGCGCCCTCGTCAGCTCAATAGTGTAGACTTGATTTCCGTTCATGACGTCAGTTTTCAACACGTCGAGGGTTATATCCATGTTTTGTTCGTGTTTCCTTGTTCGATTATTGCAGAAAAAGTTTTCTGCTCCAGTAGTTCAGGATTTTCTGAGAAACCTCGGAAATCATCACTGGTTATGGAGAGTGGGGGAAATGGATACGGTTCGACGATTGCCGTGACTTTTTCTGGGGCGTCGCATTCGATCAGAAATAACGTCAGATAATCGTCTATGATGATGTTGGCGTATCTGCTTTCCTCGAACTCATGGCCGATCGAGAGGTTCAGCATTTCTGGACGGTTGAATGCAGGGCGAAGGACGACGTTTTTTGCCAAGGGATTATTTTCGTGTTTTAATACCTGGAAGTATAACGGCTGTATCGAGGTTGCATGCATTCAGGTGTTGGCCTGTCGAGTCGATGACTGCTTTCATGAAATCTGTGGAGAGTTCCCGAACGCTTTGCTGCAGCCGTATCCATAGGTCTCGTTACTATCCCGGATTCTTATGCATTGTATGACGGTTTCCTTTGGTTTTTCTTGTGAGAGTAAAAAAAATTTCCGTCGGTGATCTGACAGGAAATGCATCGGTTCAGCATTGGTGTTGAAAATGATTGCCGAATTTGGTACCGACAGGTTGCGATGTCTTTTCAATTTAGGACTGTATTCCGGCATTTGGTTTACAGCCAGCAGGAGCGTTATCGCGATTTTCGTCAGAAAGCAGGCAGGCGGAGATGGTGCTTTTCGGTTGTAAACGATTGCACTGGTTTCTTGCGTGTCTCCTTTCAGAGGAGCTCCAGCTCCGATCTATATCTTCCTGTAACCGGCGAGGGTCAGTCGGGCTGCATTTTCCCAGGAAAAAAGGTTGGCTTGCTGCAGCCCTTTTTCCGAAAGCCTCCTTCTGATTTGAGTGTCTTCACTTATTTGAATCATGCCCGACCGGATCGACTCGACGTCTGCAGGGTTGACGAGGATCGATGAACCTCCGGAAATTTCCGGCAGTGCAGAGGTGTTCGAAATTACAGCAGGACATCCACAGTTCATTGCTTCAAGCAAGGGAAGACCAAAACCTTCCGACAGGGATACGAACACAAGCGCAAGCGCTGCGTTATAGAAATGGGCAAGTTCCTGATCGGAGACATTTTTCAGGTGCAGGACGTTACGGTCCAGTTTTAAATCTGCAATCCGGTTTTGAAGCATTTCACTCGATTTTTTTCCGGCAGGACAGACGAGCACCAGACGGATTTCTTTTTTTGCTGAAGGCGACAGGCCCGAGTATGCCTGCATAAGCCGGTCAAGGTTTTTTCTTTCCTCATATCTGCCGACATAGAGAAAAAAGGGGGCCGCAGGGTTCAAACCATGCCGCTGCAGTACACTGCCGTCAGCGGGCATTTTTCTGAAAACGGGCTTACTTCCTTCGTAGGTTACCGTTATTTTGTTTTTGCTTTCCGGGAAGTAATTGAGCAGTTCCTGCCGAACGAACTCGGTAGGAACAAAGATCTGGGGTGCCTGCCGGATGGCGATTTTAAGGGCCTGAAAGATTTTATTACCGGTATCTATATTCGTAAATGACCGATTGTAAAGCGGAATGATATCGTGAATGGTCAGGGTGGCATTGGGTATGCCGGGCACAAAATAGCTCTGGTGTGTAAAATGTACCAGATCGTATTTCTGAGCATTATTTTTCCAGAGAGTTTTGTGGTACTGCATGATCAGCGGTATCCAGGTGGACCCGAACATCAAGGGGTTCGGAAATGGATCTGAAAAATTCGGCAGATCTTTGTCGTTGAAGTGCTGTATTATTTTTGCTGTTTTTTTTCGAAGAGTGAGTACTGTATACCGGTTTTCGGGTTCGATTCTGATCATTGCATCGGTTAACGATCGGGAATAGGTTCCTATACCGCTATGGTTCAGATCATGGGTGAAGTCGATTCCGATATGCATCTGCAGTTATTGATATTCAGTGATAAAGGGCATTATACAGGCGTATATCACGGTCTGTGCAGCGATTGTCTGAGTGACGATAAACGTTCTGGGCAATGAGCAGGCTCATGGCAGGCAGACAGGAAGTGATTATCGGAGTCGCCATTATCAGACACAGGGGCAGTCCAGTCTTTTTGATTGCTGCTGTTACGGGATATATCAGTGCAATGAGGCCACTGATTTCCTGCTGTTGCGGCAGTGCTGATTCTGAAGCCATGTTTGTTATCCGGATTTTTTATTGGAAGGGAAGTATTTCAGTCCGGCATGATTGTATTGCGATTTTTCAGGATATTGCCGAAGTTCACAATATGCTGTCGCATGATCTCGAGCGTGAAGTTTTTTATTACGGAGTTTTGTGCCGCATTGGCTATGACACGTCTGTATTCGGGTGTTCTCGCCAGGAGGCTCAGAATGTTTGCAAGCGCATCTTCATCACCATAGGGGACCAGAAAACCGTTTTCATTGTTACGGATCAGTTCCGCCGTGCCTCCGGCTGCCGTGCTTACCGGTACATTTTCAAGGTACATCGCTTCAAGCAAGGCGTTCGGAATGCCTTCATTTTTCGATGTCATTGCGAATACATCGCTTGATGCCATATTTCGCCACGGATTGTCAAGAAAGCCTGTGAATCGTATCCTGTCGCTGATGCCGAGAGATTTCGCAAGATTCTGTAAATAATCTTTTTTAGGGCCGTCTCCCATGATGACCAGACCGGCTGCAATTTCAGGGGCATGAGTTACGAACCGGGCAAATCCCCTGATAAGGAATTCGTGCCCTTTACGGTCTGTCAGAACTCCTGCTGTGGTTATGGTAAATGGATAGGGCTTTACCGCGGGCGGTTGGCTGAGACGTTTCAGTGCTTCAATATCGACACCGTTATAGATTACCCGGATTTTGTCTTTTTGCATGAATGGTGAGAGCAGCAACGTCTGTTTTATCGTTTCGGCATTAACGATGACGCCGTCAGCAAGGGTGGCGTAAATCAGGCGGTGTATGATCGGGATACGCAGTCGGCGCTCGATGCCGAGGCGAAGGATGTTGGTGATGCCGCAAAGCTTCGCTGCAAGACCGGCGAGGAGGTAATCTTTCCGTTTGGTCGGGATGATGATCTCTATTCCTTTTTCGCGGATTATTCTGACCAGCAGGATAAGGGTATAAAGATCGATATGGCTGAGGCAGGGAAGCCGGTATTTTTCGATCCTGAACCGGTTGCCAACAATTTCTCGTCGATAGGCAAGAAATACCTGATGATCTGCGGCAAGCGTCTCCGCAGCCATCCGGGTCCATTTTTCAGTTCCCCCCCAGGTTCTTGCGGAGTTCATCAACAGAATGTTCATACTGCTTATGCGCGTAGTGTGATGGATGTCTTGATAATTCGTCGCTATCCGGTACTATTTTGTATAATCGGCTTCATTTTTTGCTGTCGCATCGAGAGAAATTAGATGAAATTTTTGTTATCCCGGAGATTTCCATTCATTTGAATGAAGAAAGAGCACTTTTTATTATCTGAATCCACTGTTTCCGTGCACAGGCCCTCTTTTGTGTTCACGACCGCCATGCTGCTGCTGGTCATGCTGCTTTATGCGGTTGCAGGTTCGTTATTTTTTCTGCTGCTATCCGGCGGCGGGGTTCCGGCGGTTCAGAATGCGGCGATGTTTGATCGGAGCGCGGTTGCAGCCTTGCGGATTTCACAGGTCGCAGGCCAGATTCTGGTACTTGCCCTGCCGGCGGGGCTGCTTGCCGGATTTCATGTCCGGGGGAAAAGGTTGTTGTCGCGTGAACCTTTGGTATTTCTTGGAATCAAAGGGGGGATTTCATGGCGGCAGGTTCTGTTTGCCGTACTTGGCATGGTGTGTCTTCAGCCGCTGCTGCACTCCATTACCGAATTGCAGGATATTTTTCTCTGGCCTGCGCTCGGGACAGCAGGCAAGGATGTTCTTGAGAGCCGCCAGCAGATGGATGCATTGCTCGAAAAGCTTGCCGGCATGCATTCCCTTTCGGAAGCAATGGCAGTTGCCG comes from Chlorobium limicola DSM 245 and encodes:
- a CDS encoding glycosyltransferase family 4 protein, whose protein sequence is MHIGIDFTHDLNHSGIGTYSRSLTDAMIRIEPENRYTVLTLRKKTAKIIQHFNDKDLPNFSDPFPNPLMFGSTWIPLIMQYHKTLWKNNAQKYDLVHFTHQSYFVPGIPNATLTIHDIIPLYNRSFTNIDTGNKIFQALKIAIRQAPQIFVPTEFVRQELLNYFPESKNKITVTYEGSKPVFRKMPADGSVLQRHGLNPAAPFFLYVGRYEERKNLDRLMQAYSGLSPSAKKEIRLVLVCPAGKKSSEMLQNRIADLKLDRNVLHLKNVSDQELAHFYNAALALVFVSLSEGFGLPLLEAMNCGCPAVISNTSALPEISGGSSILVNPADVESIRSGMIQISEDTQIRRRLSEKGLQQANLFSWENAARLTLAGYRKI
- a CDS encoding glycosyltransferase, encoding MNILLMNSARTWGGTEKWTRMAAETLAADHQVFLAYRREIVGNRFRIEKYRLPCLSHIDLYTLILLVRIIREKGIEIIIPTKRKDYLLAGLAAKLCGITNILRLGIERRLRIPIIHRLIYATLADGVIVNAETIKQTLLLSPFMQKDKIRVIYNGVDIEALKRLSQPPAVKPYPFTITTAGVLTDRKGHEFLIRGFARFVTHAPEIAAGLVIMGDGPKKDYLQNLAKSLGISDRIRFTGFLDNPWRNMASSDVFAMTSKNEGIPNALLEAMYLENVPVSTAAGGTAELIRNNENGFLVPYGDEDALANILSLLARTPEYRRVIANAAQNSVIKNFTLEIMRQHIVNFGNILKNRNTIMPD
- a CDS encoding CPBP family intramembrane glutamic endopeptidase; translated protein: MKKEHFLLSESTVSVHRPSFVFTTAMLLLVMLLYAVAGSLFFLLLSGGGVPAVQNAAMFDRSAVAALRISQVAGQILVLALPAGLLAGFHVRGKRLLSREPLVFLGIKGGISWRQVLFAVLGMVCLQPLLHSITELQDIFLWPALGTAGKDVLESRQQMDALLEKLAGMHSLSEAMAVAGVLALTPACCEEIFFRGYLQQNYARSLSPLASVFFTGFVFAVFHLSAANLVPLTLLGWYIGYVFMQSGNLAVPFSVHLLNNLAALLVLHFSGESSSIPGESVVFSLWWWFAVAGGLLLFLFFMQRLRAACD